From a single Marinobacter sp. THAF197a genomic region:
- the phoB gene encoding phosphate regulon transcriptional regulator PhoB produces MTGKTVLIVDDEAPIREMIAVALEMADYDYLEAADAREAHALIVDKQPDLILLDWMLPGTSGVELARRLKKEEATADIPIIMLTAKVEEDNKIQGLEVGADDYITKPFSPRELVARLKAVLRRATPAGVDSPIEVEGLTLDPVGHRVTSPEGALTMGPTEYRLLQFFMTHQERVYTRSQLLDQVWGGNVYVEERTVDVHIRRLRKALGDKYDHLIQTVRGTGYRFSTRAA; encoded by the coding sequence ATGACTGGAAAAACTGTCCTGATCGTCGATGACGAAGCACCTATCCGCGAGATGATCGCGGTCGCGCTCGAAATGGCTGATTATGACTATCTAGAGGCAGCGGATGCCCGCGAAGCGCATGCCCTGATCGTTGATAAACAGCCCGACCTGATTCTGCTGGACTGGATGCTGCCTGGCACCAGTGGCGTTGAACTGGCTCGAAGACTGAAAAAAGAAGAGGCCACGGCGGACATTCCGATCATCATGCTGACCGCCAAGGTTGAGGAAGACAACAAGATCCAGGGCCTTGAAGTGGGTGCCGACGATTACATCACCAAGCCTTTCAGCCCAAGGGAACTGGTGGCACGTCTGAAGGCCGTACTCCGCCGCGCAACGCCAGCCGGCGTCGACAGCCCTATTGAAGTGGAGGGCCTGACCCTGGACCCGGTCGGCCATCGGGTCACTTCCCCCGAGGGCGCACTGACCATGGGACCAACCGAATACCGGCTGCTGCAGTTTTTCATGACTCACCAGGAAAGGGTGTACACCCGCTCCCAATTACTGGACCAGGTCTGGGGCGGCAATGTGTATGTTGAGGAACGCACCGTTGACGTGCACATACGGCGCTTGCGCAAGGCGCTCGGCGACAAGTACGATCATCTGATTCAGACGGTACGGGGCACCGGTTACCGTTTCTCAACACGGGCCGCCTGA
- a CDS encoding pseudouridine synthase, with protein sequence MRLDQFVANSSGLSRKDSKRAISAGRVQVDGKMTKGANSQVPEHAKVTLDNQALALPGGLYLMMNKPAGVISATNDSNQPTAVDLLPPELARQVHIAGRLDKDTTGLLLLTSDGQWSHQITSPRRACPKTYRVTLAEPLDEHACQALEQGIELKGEQKPTLPAQVLQHSATEIELIIREGKYHQVKRMLAAVGNHVKALHRQSIGDIVLDPALAPGHYRSLTAQEIQSVAEPD encoded by the coding sequence ATGCGCCTGGATCAGTTTGTCGCCAACAGCAGCGGGCTTTCCCGCAAGGACAGCAAGCGAGCAATTTCCGCTGGGCGAGTGCAGGTGGATGGTAAAATGACCAAGGGTGCCAACAGCCAGGTTCCGGAGCACGCAAAGGTGACATTGGACAACCAGGCGCTGGCCCTGCCCGGTGGCCTGTACCTGATGATGAACAAGCCGGCCGGGGTTATCAGTGCCACCAACGACAGCAACCAGCCTACCGCTGTTGATCTTCTGCCACCTGAACTGGCCCGACAGGTTCATATCGCTGGCCGGCTCGACAAAGACACCACCGGATTGCTACTTCTGACCAGCGACGGCCAATGGTCTCATCAGATAACGTCACCACGCCGGGCTTGCCCGAAAACCTACCGGGTCACCCTGGCCGAACCGCTGGACGAACATGCCTGCCAGGCACTTGAGCAAGGTATTGAACTGAAGGGCGAGCAAAAACCGACGCTACCCGCCCAGGTGCTGCAACACTCGGCAACCGAGATCGAACTGATCATCCGCGAAGGCAAGTACCATCAGGTAAAGCGCATGCTGGCCGCGGTGGGCAACCACGTAAAGGCACTGCACCGGCAGAGCATTGGCGATATCGTTCTCGACCCGGCCCTGGCGCCCGGGCACTACCGCTCATTGACCGCGCAGGAAATCCAGTCCGTGGCAGAGCCCGATTAG
- a CDS encoding lytic murein transglycosylase produces MTDEQFAECKQTLEAKAVGAGVSEATARNVLANVNYIERVIELDRRQPEFTTTFADYFNRRVNESRITKGRELLETHRDLLDRVTRETGVPAPYLLAFWGLETNYGSYFGKMPVPSSLATLACDQRRSTFFTEQFVAALKIIDEGAIPAEQMEGSWAGAMGHVQFMPTVFLQHAVDADGDGRRDLWNSLPDAMMSAGKFLQSMGWDGEYRWGREVLLPANFDFSLSDGRRLPLAEWRGMGITDAFGNALASEPIEAALVVPSGHRGPAFLVYSNFRVIMGWNRSEFYAVSVGHLADRIAGAGGLQNPPPEDQPTLSRDQIIQLQENLNTKGFASGNPDGILGSNTRKAIREFQKSQGLIADGMPSELLLEKLNMTSGS; encoded by the coding sequence ATGACCGACGAGCAATTTGCCGAGTGCAAACAAACCCTCGAGGCCAAGGCCGTCGGTGCCGGCGTCAGCGAGGCTACCGCCCGGAACGTTCTGGCCAACGTTAACTATATTGAGCGGGTGATTGAGCTCGACCGTCGGCAACCGGAGTTCACCACCACGTTTGCCGATTACTTCAACCGCCGCGTGAATGAGTCCCGTATTACCAAAGGCCGGGAGTTACTCGAAACGCATCGGGATCTGCTCGACCGGGTTACCCGGGAAACCGGAGTTCCGGCGCCCTACCTGCTGGCGTTCTGGGGTCTTGAGACCAACTATGGCAGCTACTTCGGCAAGATGCCGGTGCCCAGCTCGCTGGCAACCCTGGCCTGCGACCAGCGTCGCAGCACATTTTTCACCGAGCAGTTCGTTGCGGCCCTGAAGATCATTGACGAAGGGGCCATTCCCGCGGAGCAGATGGAAGGCTCATGGGCCGGCGCCATGGGCCACGTCCAGTTCATGCCCACCGTGTTCCTGCAACATGCGGTCGATGCCGATGGCGACGGCCGCCGGGACCTATGGAACAGCCTGCCGGACGCCATGATGTCTGCGGGTAAGTTCCTCCAGTCCATGGGCTGGGACGGCGAGTATCGCTGGGGCCGGGAAGTCCTTCTGCCAGCCAACTTTGACTTCAGCCTGTCCGATGGCCGCCGCTTACCATTGGCTGAATGGCGTGGCATGGGCATCACCGATGCCTTTGGCAACGCCCTGGCAAGCGAACCGATTGAGGCGGCACTGGTGGTGCCCAGCGGCCATCGGGGCCCGGCGTTCCTGGTTTACAGCAACTTCCGGGTCATCATGGGCTGGAACCGTTCGGAGTTCTATGCCGTTTCCGTTGGCCACCTGGCCGATCGAATTGCTGGCGCCGGCGGGCTTCAGAATCCGCCGCCGGAAGATCAGCCCACCCTGTCCCGTGACCAGATCATCCAGCTTCAGGAGAACCTCAACACCAAGGGCTTTGCCAGCGGTAACCCTGATGGCATCCTCGGCTCAAACACCCGCAAGGCCATTCGCGAGTTCCAGAAATCCCAGGGCCTGATTGCCGACGGCATGCCGTCGGAACTCCTGCTCGAGAAACTGAACATGACCAGTGGAAGCTGA
- a CDS encoding metal-dependent hydrolase: MDSITQAALGASIAGAVAGKTLGRSALLTGALLGTLPDLDVVIDYGSAVANFTQHRGFSHSLFILIPLSFLIAWGLWRWKPQLSYQRWLALAGLILVTHPLLDAFTTYGTQLFWPLGDPVALNSIFIIDPLYTLPLLAGCLVFLIRPPATNAVASGLVLSTLYLGWTLVAQQWITDRVQPALAEVGMNEASLLVQPMPFNTILWRVTAITDEHRVEIVTGFLDGSDELNLEHFPRRPDLAQSVASLPEARRLEWFTRGFLDYRLAGNQITATDIRLGIPGAHPFTFILAETSESGVTPIPSGRLPRPSVNRDALPLLWSRLTGRTPVLCLATLSAPPQGHGC; the protein is encoded by the coding sequence ATGGATTCCATTACCCAAGCCGCTCTCGGCGCCTCCATTGCCGGTGCGGTTGCCGGCAAGACACTCGGTCGCTCTGCCCTGCTCACCGGCGCACTGCTGGGCACCCTGCCTGACCTGGACGTGGTCATCGACTACGGCAGCGCTGTGGCCAATTTCACCCAGCACCGGGGCTTCAGCCATTCCCTGTTTATCCTTATCCCGCTGTCGTTTCTGATTGCCTGGGGCTTGTGGCGCTGGAAACCGCAGCTTTCCTATCAACGGTGGCTGGCCCTGGCAGGTTTGATTCTGGTCACTCACCCGCTGCTGGATGCCTTTACCACCTATGGCACCCAATTGTTCTGGCCCCTGGGAGACCCGGTTGCCCTCAACAGCATTTTTATCATTGACCCTTTGTATACCCTGCCCTTGTTGGCGGGTTGTCTGGTGTTCCTGATTCGCCCCCCGGCAACCAATGCCGTTGCCAGCGGCCTGGTGCTATCGACCCTGTACCTGGGCTGGACCCTGGTTGCCCAGCAGTGGATCACCGACAGGGTTCAACCCGCTCTGGCGGAGGTCGGTATGAACGAGGCATCCTTGCTGGTTCAGCCGATGCCATTCAACACGATTTTATGGCGGGTAACTGCCATCACTGACGAACACAGGGTTGAAATAGTAACCGGGTTTCTCGATGGCAGCGATGAACTGAATCTGGAGCATTTCCCCCGCCGGCCCGATCTGGCGCAATCGGTTGCCTCCTTGCCGGAGGCCCGACGTCTTGAATGGTTTACCCGAGGCTTTCTGGACTACCGGCTAGCCGGCAACCAGATCACCGCCACAGACATTCGCCTGGGCATTCCCGGTGCTCACCCCTTTACCTTCATTCTGGCGGAGACCTCCGAATCGGGTGTTACTCCCATCCCCAGCGGCCGGCTGCCGCGGCCATCGGTTAACCGGGACGCCCTGCCGCTGCTCTGGTCAAGACTGACAGGACGAACGCCGGTGCTGTGCCTGGCAACCCTGTCTGCACCTCCGCAAGGACACGGTTGCTGA
- a CDS encoding asparaginase domain-containing protein, with protein sequence MIQILTTGGTIDKVYFDANSKFEIGESLLPELLRESNIHDGYIIRELMRKDSLELTDDDRATILEAVRTSDCSRILITHGTDTMAQTAQVLKPLADRTIVLTGAMQPARMRRSDATFNIGFAWAAAQLLPPGVYIAMNGEVFEAGAVRKNLEAQKFERIATD encoded by the coding sequence ATGATCCAGATACTGACGACCGGCGGCACCATCGACAAGGTGTACTTTGATGCCAACAGCAAGTTTGAAATTGGTGAGAGCCTGCTCCCGGAGTTGCTCCGGGAGTCCAATATCCACGATGGCTACATCATCCGCGAGCTGATGCGCAAGGACAGCCTGGAACTCACTGACGATGACCGGGCGACCATTCTGGAGGCTGTTCGTACCTCGGACTGTTCCAGAATCCTGATTACCCATGGTACCGATACCATGGCCCAAACCGCCCAGGTGCTGAAGCCGCTGGCGGATCGCACCATTGTGCTGACCGGTGCCATGCAGCCCGCCCGTATGCGCCGCAGCGATGCCACCTTCAACATCGGTTTTGCCTGGGCGGCGGCACAGCTTCTGCCACCGGGTGTCTATATTGCCATGAACGGTGAAGTCTTTGAGGCGGGCGCGGTGCGCAAAAACCTGGAAGCCCAGAAGTTCGAGCGTATTGCCACTGACTAA
- the ubiA gene encoding 4-hydroxybenzoate octaprenyltransferase, producing the protein MLQNALPEHVQSRLADYAKLLRIDRPIGSLLLLWPTWWALWLAAGGMPSLANIVIFTLGVFFMRAAGCAINDFADRDWDRHVKRTKDRPLTTGRIRAWEAVALFAGLCLVSFLMVVLFTNSLTLYLSFGGALLAFIYPFMKRYTHLPQLFLGAAFSWAIPMAWAAEANELSQLTWLLFTANVLWTVAYDTLYAMVDRDDDVKVGIKSTAILFGEADRVIIGALQAMVIVILIMVGNQAELGTFYYLGVTAMASLFVYHQYLARERSRDGCFRAFLNNNWAGFAVFAGLALDLML; encoded by the coding sequence ATGCTGCAGAACGCCCTGCCAGAACACGTCCAGAGCCGTCTGGCCGACTACGCGAAGCTGCTGCGCATCGACCGACCTATTGGCAGCCTGCTGTTACTCTGGCCTACCTGGTGGGCACTCTGGCTTGCCGCGGGCGGAATGCCGTCCCTGGCCAACATTGTGATCTTCACCCTGGGCGTGTTCTTCATGCGGGCGGCAGGCTGTGCCATCAACGACTTCGCTGACCGAGACTGGGACCGTCATGTCAAACGCACCAAAGACCGCCCCCTGACTACCGGTCGCATCCGGGCCTGGGAAGCCGTCGCCCTGTTTGCCGGCCTGTGCCTGGTGTCGTTCCTGATGGTCGTGCTGTTTACCAACTCGCTGACCCTGTACCTGTCATTCGGTGGCGCCCTGCTGGCGTTCATCTACCCATTCATGAAACGCTATACCCACCTGCCCCAGCTGTTCCTGGGCGCCGCTTTCTCCTGGGCCATCCCCATGGCCTGGGCCGCCGAGGCCAATGAACTGAGCCAGCTCACCTGGCTGCTGTTCACCGCCAATGTGCTCTGGACTGTCGCCTACGACACCCTCTACGCCATGGTTGACCGGGATGATGACGTCAAGGTAGGGATCAAATCGACCGCCATCCTTTTTGGAGAGGCCGACCGGGTCATTATCGGTGCCTTGCAGGCGATGGTGATTGTCATCCTGATCATGGTGGGCAACCAGGCCGAACTCGGCACCTTCTACTACCTGGGCGTTACGGCTATGGCCAGCCTGTTTGTCTACCACCAGTACCTGGCACGGGAACGCTCCCGGGACGGCTGCTTCAGGGCCTTTCTCAACAACAACTGGGCCGGCTTTGCGGTGTTCGCCGGTCTGGCCCTGGATTTGATGCTCTGA
- the pbpG gene encoding D-alanyl-D-alanine endopeptidase translates to MIFIKRLFIMPVLLAVTLLSANPVLASSQGMPALASVNAAAAVAGDDALLFGKNADRPVPIASITKLMTALVVVESGQDMNEWLTFEERHVPAAANAWTRIRVGSRLKRSDVLRIALMSSENFAAYTLARSYPNGFDGFVAAMNAKAVELGMDNTRFVDPTGLSVENVSSASDLVRLANAALAHPLIGEYSTTGYYRAEFRGPRYSLSFGNTNALVHRQSWGVGLSKTGYLTEAGRCLIMVSEMDSKPVITVLLDSLGTRSPMGDAGRIKRWLASGDPGSVAAAAKRYEQEKNAAWTATEGSQTARINQ, encoded by the coding sequence ATGATTTTCATCAAGCGGTTATTCATCATGCCGGTGCTGCTGGCGGTCACGTTGTTGTCGGCAAACCCGGTACTGGCGAGCAGTCAGGGAATGCCGGCACTGGCATCGGTCAATGCCGCCGCCGCGGTTGCTGGAGACGACGCGCTGCTGTTTGGCAAGAATGCCGATCGGCCGGTTCCGATTGCGTCAATCACCAAGCTGATGACTGCCCTGGTGGTTGTGGAATCCGGCCAGGACATGAATGAATGGCTGACCTTCGAAGAGCGCCACGTGCCTGCAGCGGCAAATGCCTGGACCCGTATTCGCGTGGGCTCGCGATTGAAGCGGAGTGACGTGCTGAGAATTGCCCTGATGTCGTCAGAGAATTTTGCCGCCTACACCCTGGCGCGATCCTATCCCAATGGTTTCGATGGCTTTGTCGCGGCGATGAACGCCAAGGCAGTCGAACTGGGTATGGATAACACCCGGTTTGTTGATCCTACCGGGCTGTCTGTCGAGAATGTGTCCAGCGCCTCTGATCTGGTACGGCTTGCCAATGCGGCACTGGCGCATCCACTGATTGGCGAATACTCGACCACTGGCTATTACCGTGCTGAATTCAGGGGGCCCAGGTACAGCCTGTCGTTTGGTAACACCAACGCCTTGGTGCATCGTCAAAGCTGGGGAGTAGGGCTGAGCAAGACGGGCTACCTGACGGAGGCTGGCCGGTGCCTGATCATGGTGTCCGAAATGGACAGCAAGCCGGTGATTACGGTGCTGCTGGATTCGTTGGGCACCCGATCGCCGATGGGCGATGCCGGCCGAATCAAACGTTGGCTGGCGAGTGGCGACCCCGGGTCTGTGGCGGCTGCGGCAAAACGCTACGAGCAGGAGAAAAACGCGGCCTGGACGGCGACCGAGGGAAGCCAGACCGCGCGTATCAACCAATAA
- a CDS encoding response regulator — protein MATLKALVVDDASFVRDLVKRTVRQRFPVIETTDAQNGRRAQSLMSRSNFDLVLCDWEMPEMSGLELLQWMRQQPQYEKVPFIMITSRGDKDHVIEAVKEGVSEYLGKPFSPEGLSKKIIKVMGRRLKDAMEKGGKSMEGPADAFKESAALLTQKRDAPEPRKDPAAAAAEQDNPLLAGGRREASSRPAARGPMSLASVRFSDSTLKSVVKDVNLTEVRVIAKRDQEFPGILDQAVVDIDIGDGQMARLNGYVHQLQAVDKRQDTDFVSVTIRFVDEDPKKLEDLSRFVARFRAGR, from the coding sequence ATGGCAACACTGAAAGCGCTGGTGGTGGACGACGCCAGTTTTGTAAGGGATCTGGTAAAGCGCACCGTACGCCAGCGATTCCCGGTGATCGAGACTACCGACGCCCAGAATGGTCGCCGGGCCCAGTCGCTGATGTCCCGGAGCAATTTTGATCTGGTTCTGTGTGACTGGGAAATGCCCGAGATGTCCGGGCTGGAACTGCTGCAGTGGATGCGCCAGCAGCCTCAGTACGAGAAAGTGCCATTCATCATGATTACCAGCCGGGGCGATAAGGACCATGTGATTGAGGCGGTCAAGGAAGGGGTGTCCGAGTACCTGGGCAAGCCGTTCAGTCCCGAAGGGTTGAGCAAGAAGATTATCAAGGTTATGGGGCGGCGCCTGAAAGACGCCATGGAGAAAGGCGGCAAATCCATGGAGGGGCCGGCGGATGCCTTCAAGGAATCCGCGGCGCTGCTAACCCAGAAACGGGATGCTCCGGAGCCTCGAAAAGACCCGGCCGCTGCTGCCGCGGAACAGGACAACCCGCTGTTGGCGGGGGGGCGGCGAGAAGCCTCGTCCAGACCGGCTGCTCGCGGGCCCATGAGCCTGGCCTCGGTCAGGTTTTCCGACAGCACGCTGAAATCTGTGGTGAAAGATGTCAACTTGACGGAAGTTCGGGTGATTGCCAAGCGGGACCAGGAGTTTCCCGGCATTCTGGATCAGGCGGTGGTGGATATTGATATTGGCGACGGGCAGATGGCTCGGCTGAATGGTTATGTGCACCAGTTGCAGGCAGTCGATAAACGCCAGGATACCGACTTTGTCAGCGTCACCATCCGGTTTGTCGATGAGGACCCGAAAAAACTGGAAGATCTGTCACGGTTTGTGGCGCGGTTCCGCGCCGGCAGGTAG
- the phoR gene encoding phosphate regulon sensor histidine kinase PhoR: protein MQHNWSRYLRLIIAGLAGTTLVGWYFGYPLYGLLAGLMAYLWWTLGQARHLYQWLANPSATGEPPKSIGLWGDIFDNLHKLHQGHLLTQDRLRARINRVQESTNAMRDGVIMTDARGAMEWWNGSAEYLLGFRRSTDQGQYIHNLIRTPAFKAYFDARDYREPLEIHSPARPHIHLQIQISLFGDDDRLIVAKDVTRLYQLEQMRRDFVGNVSHEMRTPLTVISGYLETLVDHGDELPPKWRRAINTMAAQSSRMEALITDLILLSKIETGEHTGDDALTDVEHLINQICHDARALSGDRNHKILVEVTDHRLLRGDESQLRSAFSNLIFNAVKYTPANGSIEVSWSTNRDGAHLRVKDTGIGIDPVHIPRLTERFYRADPSRHKDTGGTGLGLAIVKHVLINHDGNLEIRSKVGEGSEFICHFPRERLVERVPETNDS, encoded by the coding sequence ATGCAACACAACTGGTCAAGATATCTGCGGCTGATCATCGCCGGCCTTGCTGGCACCACCCTGGTGGGCTGGTATTTCGGCTACCCATTGTATGGCCTGCTTGCGGGACTGATGGCCTACCTCTGGTGGACGCTGGGCCAGGCACGCCACCTCTACCAATGGCTGGCCAACCCCAGCGCCACCGGCGAGCCACCCAAAAGTATCGGCCTGTGGGGTGACATCTTTGACAACCTGCACAAACTTCACCAGGGCCACCTGCTAACCCAGGACCGGCTGCGTGCCCGGATCAACCGGGTGCAGGAATCCACCAACGCCATGCGCGACGGGGTCATCATGACCGACGCCCGGGGCGCCATGGAGTGGTGGAACGGCTCAGCGGAATACCTGCTCGGTTTCAGGCGCAGCACCGACCAGGGGCAATACATCCACAACCTGATTCGCACACCGGCCTTCAAAGCCTACTTCGACGCCCGGGATTACCGGGAGCCGCTGGAAATTCACTCGCCTGCCCGGCCCCACATCCACCTGCAAATACAGATCAGCCTGTTCGGCGATGACGACCGGCTGATCGTCGCCAAGGACGTCACCCGGCTTTATCAACTGGAACAGATGCGCAGGGATTTTGTCGGCAACGTTTCCCATGAAATGCGCACCCCCCTGACCGTCATCAGCGGTTATCTGGAAACCCTGGTTGATCACGGTGACGAACTGCCCCCGAAGTGGCGACGGGCCATCAACACCATGGCGGCGCAGTCCTCACGCATGGAAGCCCTGATAACCGACTTGATCCTGCTGTCAAAGATTGAGACCGGAGAACACACCGGCGACGATGCCCTGACCGATGTCGAACATCTAATCAATCAAATCTGCCACGATGCCAGGGCGCTCAGTGGCGACAGAAATCACAAAATTCTGGTAGAGGTCACCGACCACCGGCTGTTACGGGGCGATGAGAGTCAGCTCAGAAGTGCCTTTTCAAACCTGATTTTCAATGCCGTGAAATACACCCCGGCCAACGGCAGCATCGAAGTCTCCTGGAGTACCAACCGGGACGGCGCGCACCTGCGGGTAAAGGACACAGGTATCGGCATTGACCCGGTTCATATTCCCCGACTGACCGAGCGCTTTTACCGGGCAGACCCGAGCCGACACAAAGATACTGGCGGTACTGGCCTGGGGCTGGCCATCGTCAAGCATGTACTGATCAATCACGACGGCAATCTCGAGATTCGCAGTAAGGTTGGCGAAGGCAGCGAATTTATTTGTCATTTCCCCAGGGAACGACTGGTGGAGCGGGTTCCGGAAACCAACGACAGCTGA
- a CDS encoding THxN family PEP-CTERM protein produces MNTLMKGLVATAAMGFAATAAAFPVDLENVTGAWGSPTGGSNIQGVGTDNLRWGEGLVTCSGKLWWKECSQGPQSGYGFEGATNLPETITSSDPFVLGSFTHFNNRITGDSITAVDLDVYATFSTTPDNGTVTGPYTFQFSHNETPNVYCGPLSFIFGCSTKDVDDIVRLDNMIESSEFQFGSSIYSLTLLGFEGGVDEIYTAEGKATSVNLLAKLNVRSVPEPGTLALLGLGLAGLGLARRRKV; encoded by the coding sequence ATGAACACATTGATGAAAGGACTCGTTGCAACTGCAGCCATGGGCTTTGCGGCGACAGCAGCAGCATTCCCGGTTGACCTGGAAAACGTAACCGGTGCCTGGGGAAGCCCCACTGGCGGCAGCAATATCCAGGGCGTGGGAACTGATAATTTGCGCTGGGGTGAAGGTCTGGTTACCTGTTCCGGCAAACTTTGGTGGAAAGAATGTTCACAAGGGCCGCAAAGCGGGTATGGGTTTGAGGGTGCCACCAACCTGCCTGAAACCATTACTTCCAGCGACCCGTTTGTTCTTGGCAGCTTCACCCACTTCAACAACCGGATTACCGGCGACAGCATCACTGCCGTAGATCTGGATGTTTACGCAACCTTCTCGACAACCCCGGATAACGGCACTGTCACTGGCCCCTATACGTTCCAGTTTTCCCATAACGAAACGCCCAATGTCTATTGTGGCCCACTGTCCTTTATCTTCGGTTGTTCAACCAAAGACGTTGATGACATTGTGCGCCTGGACAACATGATTGAAAGTTCAGAGTTCCAGTTCGGCTCCAGCATCTACTCGCTGACCCTGCTGGGCTTTGAGGGTGGCGTTGATGAGATTTATACCGCAGAAGGCAAGGCTACCTCGGTTAACCTGCTGGCGAAACTGAACGTTCGCTCCGTGCCAGAGCCCGGCACCCTCGCCTTACTCGGCCTTGGTCTGGCTGGTCTTGGCCTGGCCCGTCGCCGTAAAGTCTGA